From one Caminicella sporogenes DSM 14501 genomic stretch:
- a CDS encoding EscU/YscU/HrcU family type III secretion system export apparatus switch protein: MKKKKETIATALKYDIDKDSAPHLIAKGKGFTAEKIKNIAKENNVPIYKDEKLSKQLYNLSLGEEIPPELYQVVVEVLLFIAKLDSKMKK, encoded by the coding sequence ATGAAAAAAAAAAAAGAAACTATTGCAACTGCTTTAAAATATGATATAGATAAAGATTCAGCTCCACACTTAATAGCTAAGGGAAAAGGATTTACAGCTGAAAAGATAAAAAATATAGCAAAAGAAAATAATGTTCCAATTTATAAAGATGAAAAATTATCAAAACAGCTTTATAATTTATCTTTAGGAGAAGAAATTCCACCCGAGTTATATCAGGTTGTTGTTGAAGTTTTGCTCTTTATAGCTAAATTAGACAGTAAAATGAAAAAATAA
- the trmD gene encoding tRNA (guanosine(37)-N1)-methyltransferase TrmD — MKIDILTLFPEMFTNVLNQSIIGRAIKNGIIKLNVINFREYSSDKHKRVDDYPYGGGSGMVLMNQPIFDALKSITKEKKKYKIIYLTPKGKTFNQEMALSLSKEENLIFICGHYEGIDQRIIDYWVTDEISIGDYVLTGGELPTMVVIDTVARLIPGVLNNENSFKDESFYSGLLEYPHYTRPADYNGMKVPKVLLSGNHKLIEEWRLKKSIELTIKRRPDLIEKFLKNNKFTQKEREKFKNIINEILMNNN, encoded by the coding sequence ATGAAAATAGATATACTAACGCTCTTTCCGGAAATGTTTACTAATGTTTTAAATCAGAGTATAATTGGAAGAGCAATTAAAAATGGGATTATAAAATTAAATGTAATAAATTTTAGAGAATATTCATCAGATAAACATAAGAGAGTAGACGATTATCCATACGGTGGAGGTTCTGGTATGGTTCTTATGAACCAGCCTATTTTTGATGCATTAAAATCTATAACTAAAGAAAAGAAAAAGTATAAAATAATATATTTGACTCCAAAGGGAAAAACGTTCAATCAAGAAATGGCACTATCCTTATCTAAAGAAGAAAATTTAATTTTTATTTGTGGACATTATGAAGGTATTGATCAGAGAATTATTGATTATTGGGTTACAGATGAAATATCTATAGGAGATTATGTTTTAACTGGTGGAGAACTTCCTACAATGGTAGTTATAGATACTGTAGCAAGGTTAATACCGGGCGTATTAAATAATGAAAATTCTTTTAAAGATGAAAGTTTTTATTCGGGGCTTTTGGAATATCCCCATTATACTAGACCAGCTGATTATAATGGAATGAAAGTTCCTAAAGTTCTTCTATCAGGTAATCATAAACTTATAGAAGAATGGAGATTGAAAAAGTCAATTGAATTAACTATAAAAAGAAGACCTGATTTAATAGAAAAATTTTTAAAAAATAATAAATTTACTCAGAAGGAACGAGAAAAGTTTAAAAACATTATTAATGAAATATTAATGAATAATAATTAA
- the topA gene encoding type I DNA topoisomerase, whose protein sequence is MAHSLVIVESPAKAKTIGKFLGKKYKVKASIGHIRDLPKSKMGIDIENNYKPNYITIRGKGKVIKELKEEAKKADKIYLATDPDREGEAISWHLANILSIDENKNCRIEFNEITSKAIKKAINSPRPIKKTLVDAQQARRILDRLVGYSISPILWRKVKKGLSAGRVQSVATKLICDREREINNFVPKEYWTIEVALCDESKTKEFEALFYGTDKQKIEINSKEEVDLIIDEIKNNTFVISNVTKKLKSRKPYHPFTTSSLQQEASNKFGFSTKKTMMIAQQLYEGIDIADEGTVGLITYIRTDSTRISEDFKKEAEEYIVEKYSKKYLPKYTRKVTNKKDAQDAHEAIRPTSVYRTPDSIRDSLSKDQYNLYKLIWERFVASQMADSTYYSYSIEIKNGKYIFKAKGIEQVFDGFLKVYSYAQINENILPKVEKDEILTCKDINPKQHFTQPPPRYTEATLVKEMEDKGIGRPSTYAPTISTILSRGYVVRDGKNLKPTDLGFLVNDILEKYFSDIVDVDFTADLEEKLDKVELGQISWIKLIDDFYKPFSKILSKAEKEIEKVDLTEKTDEICEKCGSPLVIKHGRFGKFLACSNYPDCNFTKSILIKTGVKCPICGGDIIVRKTKKGRTFYGCSNYPDCKFMTWEQPIDKRCPKCQSILVVKSTKNKKTARCLNKDCDFKEDL, encoded by the coding sequence ATGGCTCATTCACTTGTAATAGTTGAATCACCAGCTAAAGCTAAGACAATAGGTAAATTTTTAGGCAAAAAATATAAAGTTAAAGCCTCCATAGGACATATTCGTGATTTGCCTAAGAGTAAAATGGGTATAGACATAGAAAATAACTATAAACCTAATTATATAACTATAAGAGGAAAGGGTAAAGTTATTAAAGAGTTAAAAGAAGAAGCCAAAAAAGCAGATAAAATTTATTTGGCTACAGACCCTGATAGGGAAGGGGAGGCTATTTCTTGGCATTTAGCTAATATTTTATCAATTGATGAAAATAAAAACTGCAGGATAGAATTTAATGAAATAACTTCAAAAGCTATCAAAAAAGCTATTAATAGTCCAAGACCTATAAAAAAGACTTTAGTAGATGCTCAACAGGCTAGGAGAATATTAGATAGATTGGTTGGATATAGTATTAGTCCAATTTTATGGCGAAAAGTCAAAAAGGGGTTAAGTGCAGGTAGGGTACAATCTGTAGCTACTAAACTTATATGTGATAGGGAAAGGGAAATAAATAACTTTGTTCCAAAGGAATATTGGACTATAGAAGTTGCGCTTTGTGATGAAAGTAAAACTAAGGAATTTGAAGCTTTATTTTATGGTACAGATAAACAGAAAATAGAAATAAACAGTAAAGAAGAAGTAGATTTAATAATAGATGAAATAAAAAATAATACATTTGTAATTTCAAATGTAACAAAGAAGTTAAAAAGTAGAAAGCCTTATCATCCTTTTACGACTAGTAGTCTTCAACAGGAAGCATCTAACAAGTTTGGATTTTCTACTAAAAAGACGATGATGATAGCTCAACAATTATATGAAGGAATTGATATTGCTGATGAGGGAACGGTTGGATTAATAACATATATAAGAACTGACTCTACAAGGATTTCAGAAGACTTTAAAAAAGAAGCTGAGGAATATATAGTTGAAAAATATTCTAAAAAATATCTTCCTAAATATACTCGTAAAGTAACAAACAAAAAAGATGCACAAGATGCTCATGAAGCTATAAGACCTACATCTGTTTATAGAACACCTGATTCTATAAGAGATTCATTGAGTAAAGACCAATATAATTTATATAAATTGATTTGGGAGAGATTTGTAGCAAGTCAGATGGCTGATTCGACTTATTATTCATATTCAATCGAAATAAAAAATGGTAAATATATTTTTAAAGCTAAAGGAATAGAGCAAGTTTTTGATGGTTTTCTTAAAGTATATTCATATGCTCAAATAAATGAAAATATTTTGCCTAAAGTAGAAAAAGATGAAATTTTAACTTGTAAGGATATAAATCCAAAACAGCATTTTACACAACCTCCTCCAAGGTATACTGAAGCTACACTAGTGAAAGAAATGGAGGATAAAGGAATAGGCAGACCAAGTACTTATGCACCTACAATATCTACTATATTGAGCAGAGGATATGTAGTTAGAGATGGAAAAAATTTAAAACCTACTGATTTAGGATTTTTAGTAAATGATATTTTAGAAAAATATTTTTCTGATATAGTAGATGTAGATTTTACTGCCGATTTAGAGGAAAAGTTAGATAAAGTGGAATTAGGTCAAATATCTTGGATAAAACTGATTGATGATTTCTATAAACCTTTTAGCAAAATTTTAAGCAAAGCAGAAAAAGAAATAGAAAAAGTTGACCTTACAGAAAAGACAGATGAAATTTGCGAAAAATGTGGAAGTCCTTTAGTAATAAAACATGGTCGCTTTGGTAAATTTTTAGCATGTTCAAACTATCCTGACTGTAATTTTACAAAGTCTATACTAATCAAGACAGGAGTTAAGTGTCCTATATGTGGTGGAGATATAATTGTTAGAAAGACTAAAAAAGGCAGAACTTTTTATGGATGTAGCAACTATCCTGATTGTAAATTTATGACATGGGAACAACCTATTGATAAAAGATGTCCAAAATGTCAATCAATTTTAGTTGTGAAAAGTACAAAAAATAAAAAAACAGCAAGATGTCTTAATAAAGATTGTGATTTTAAGGAAGACTTATAA
- the codY gene encoding GTP-sensing pleiotropic transcriptional regulator CodY, whose translation MVSSLLEKTRRLNKILQQSGNTPVSFPELCKTLSEILDANVYVASKKGKVLGVSLADVSDCPIIVDKETQEKRFPQEYNEELLKITETKSNITGDELLSIFKYDIESYNKLVTIVPINGSGQRLGTMVLARHEKEYTDEDLVLAEYSATVVGMEILRAKSEEFEEEARKKAIVQMAIGTLSYSELEAVEHIFEELNGNEGLLVASKIADRVGITRSVIVNALRKFESAGVIESRSLGMKGTHIKILNDKLLEELKKLKK comes from the coding sequence ATGGTGAGTTCACTTTTAGAAAAAACGAGGAGACTAAATAAAATACTTCAGCAATCTGGAAATACACCAGTATCTTTTCCTGAACTTTGCAAGACTTTAAGTGAAATATTAGATGCAAATGTGTATGTAGCTAGTAAAAAAGGTAAAGTGTTAGGTGTGAGTTTAGCAGATGTATCCGATTGTCCAATAATTGTAGATAAAGAAACTCAAGAAAAGAGATTTCCGCAAGAATATAATGAAGAATTATTAAAAATTACTGAAACTAAATCTAATATAACAGGAGATGAATTATTAAGTATTTTTAAGTATGATATAGAAAGTTATAACAAATTAGTTACTATAGTACCTATTAATGGCAGTGGTCAGAGATTGGGAACAATGGTTTTGGCAAGACATGAGAAAGAATATACTGATGAAGATTTAGTTTTAGCTGAATATTCGGCTACAGTAGTTGGTATGGAAATTTTGAGAGCAAAAAGTGAAGAATTCGAAGAAGAAGCTAGAAAAAAAGCTATTGTACAAATGGCAATTGGTACATTATCTTATTCAGAACTTGAAGCTGTAGAACACATTTTTGAAGAATTAAATGGCAATGAAGGATTGCTTGTTGCTAGTAAAATTGCAGATAGAGTAGGAATTACTAGGTCTGTAATTGTAAATGCTTTAAGAAAATTTGAAAGTGCTGGTGTAATAGAGTCAAGGTCATTAGGTATGAAAGGTACTCATATTAAGATATTAAATGATAAACTTTTAGAAGAATTAAAGAAATTAAAAAAATAG
- the rpsP gene encoding 30S ribosomal protein S16, which yields MAVKIRLRRMGAKKKPFYRIVVADSRSPRDGRFIEEIGYYNPVSEPVEVKIDAEKAIKWLKNGAQPTDTIKDLFKKHGILEKFEEAKKA from the coding sequence GTGGCAGTAAAAATCAGATTAAGAAGAATGGGAGCTAAAAAGAAGCCTTTTTACAGAATAGTAGTTGCAGACTCACGTTCACCAAGAGATGGTAGATTTATTGAGGAAATAGGTTATTATAATCCTGTTTCTGAACCTGTTGAAGTTAAAATAGATGCTGAAAAGGCTATTAAGTGGCTGAAAAATGGTGCTCAGCCTACTGATACTATAAAAGATTTATTCAAAAAACATGGTATTTTAGAAAAGTTTGAAGAAGCTAAAAAGGCATAA
- a CDS encoding YraN family protein: MKNKELGDLGEKLAVEYIEDKGYKIVEKNFRCKFGEIDIIAKNDNFYIFIEVKTRKSLNFGRPIESITKNKINHITKTIFYYLNKNNIKNYNIRIDAVEIIIKDFKNYIINHIPNIYLY; this comes from the coding sequence GTGAAAAATAAAGAGTTAGGTGATTTAGGTGAAAAGCTAGCAGTTGAGTATATTGAAGATAAAGGGTATAAGATAGTAGAAAAGAATTTTAGATGTAAATTTGGAGAAATAGATATAATAGCAAAAAATGATAACTTTTATATATTTATAGAAGTGAAGACCAGGAAGAGTTTAAACTTTGGCAGACCTATTGAATCTATAACTAAAAATAAAATTAATCATATAACTAAAACAATTTTTTATTATCTCAATAAAAATAACATTAAAAATTATAATATTAGAATTGATGCAGTAGAAATTATTATAAAAGATTTTAAAAATTATATCATAAACCATATACCAAATATATATTTATATTAA
- the rimM gene encoding ribosome maturation factor RimM (Essential for efficient processing of 16S rRNA), whose product MGKKIVIGKIVNTQGIKGDVRIYPLTDYKERYEELEYIYIEGIDDKFEIENVRYKKELAIIKFKGLNNINDVEKYKNKYIYIDESQLRKLPEDTYYIFDLVGCNVYDEDNNLIGKLIDVIQNTAQDIYVVERLDEEDREKTKKVMIPAVEEFIKKIDIKNKSIIVHLIEGMLE is encoded by the coding sequence GTGGGGAAAAAGATAGTAATTGGTAAAATAGTAAATACTCAGGGGATAAAAGGAGATGTCAGAATATATCCACTTACAGACTATAAGGAGCGTTATGAAGAATTAGAATATATTTATATAGAAGGTATAGATGATAAATTTGAAATTGAAAATGTAAGATATAAAAAAGAATTGGCAATAATTAAATTTAAAGGATTAAATAATATAAATGACGTAGAAAAGTATAAAAATAAATATATATATATAGATGAAAGTCAGCTTAGAAAGCTACCTGAAGATACTTATTATATTTTTGATTTAGTAGGCTGTAATGTGTATGATGAAGATAATAATTTAATAGGCAAATTAATAGATGTAATACAAAATACTGCTCAAGATATTTATGTTGTAGAAAGATTAGATGAAGAAGATAGAGAAAAAACTAAGAAAGTAATGATTCCAGCTGTTGAGGAATTTATTAAAAAAATTGACATTAAAAATAAAAGTATTATAGTTCATTTGATAGAGGGTATGTTAGAATGA
- a CDS encoding YifB family Mg chelatase-like AAA ATPase: MLSNVISCNLVGLDGEIINVETDISNGLPSFTIVGLPDTAVRESKERIRAALKNSGFQFPIKKITINLSPANTKKEGTHFDLPMAIGILAASSQIEEKSLKEYAFIGELSLNGRLNKVIGALPIVISFREKGYKKIILPKQNINETSIIEDADIYGFDNLKDVIDFLKSEIDIKPFKDNIKVKSVKKRYDVDFSEVSGQLNVIRAFQIAAAGAHNIILIGPPGAGKTMLARRFPTILPDMTIEESIEVTKIYSVAGLLSDNCSLITSRPFVSPHHTASKVSLIGGGKIPKPGDVSLAHLGVLFLDEFPEFQKSVLEALRQPMEDEEVTISRVNAKITYPSKFILVASMNPCPCGYYNDPYNECKCSPSQVRKYLSKISGPLLDRIDIHVEVFPVKYQELVKNTKNQNSSEIKKKVDKARLIQLERYKNEKINYNSQLSPKLIKKYCHLKYKQNKLLETAFYKLKMSARSYSRIIKLSRTIADLDESEEIKTVHIAEAIQYRSLDKKFWEV; the protein is encoded by the coding sequence TTGTTATCTAATGTCATAAGTTGCAATTTAGTTGGGCTAGACGGTGAGATTATTAATGTAGAAACAGATATTTCAAATGGACTGCCTTCTTTTACTATTGTGGGTCTACCAGATACAGCAGTAAGGGAGTCTAAAGAGAGAATTCGTGCAGCTTTAAAAAATTCTGGATTTCAATTTCCAATAAAAAAAATAACTATAAATTTATCTCCGGCAAATACAAAAAAAGAAGGAACTCATTTCGATTTGCCAATGGCAATTGGAATACTTGCAGCATCAAGTCAAATTGAAGAAAAAAGTTTAAAAGAATATGCTTTTATAGGAGAATTGTCATTGAATGGAAGATTAAATAAAGTAATAGGAGCACTACCTATAGTCATATCATTTAGAGAAAAAGGGTATAAAAAAATTATACTTCCTAAACAAAATATTAATGAAACTAGTATAATTGAAGATGCTGATATTTATGGTTTTGACAACTTAAAAGATGTTATTGACTTTTTAAAATCTGAAATAGATATTAAGCCATTTAAAGATAATATCAAAGTAAAATCAGTAAAAAAAAGATATGATGTAGATTTTAGTGAAGTTTCTGGACAGTTAAATGTGATTAGAGCTTTTCAAATAGCTGCGGCAGGAGCTCATAATATTATTTTAATTGGACCACCGGGTGCTGGAAAGACAATGCTTGCAAGGAGATTTCCGACAATACTTCCGGATATGACTATAGAAGAATCAATTGAGGTTACTAAGATATATAGTGTTGCAGGACTTTTATCGGATAATTGTTCTTTAATTACATCTAGACCTTTTGTCTCTCCACATCATACTGCTTCTAAAGTTTCTTTAATAGGTGGCGGGAAAATTCCAAAGCCTGGAGATGTTTCTTTAGCACATTTAGGAGTTTTATTTTTAGATGAGTTTCCTGAATTTCAAAAAAGTGTTTTAGAAGCATTAAGACAGCCTATGGAAGATGAAGAAGTTACTATTTCAAGAGTAAATGCTAAAATAACTTATCCATCAAAATTTATATTAGTGGCGAGTATGAATCCTTGTCCTTGCGGATATTATAATGACCCCTATAATGAATGTAAATGTTCGCCAAGTCAAGTTAGAAAGTATTTATCGAAAATTTCAGGACCATTATTAGATAGGATAGATATTCATGTGGAAGTTTTTCCAGTTAAATATCAAGAATTAGTAAAAAATACAAAAAATCAAAATTCTAGTGAAATAAAGAAAAAAGTAGATAAAGCTAGATTGATACAGTTAGAAAGATATAAAAATGAAAAGATAAATTATAATTCTCAGCTCTCTCCAAAACTTATAAAAAAATACTGTCATTTGAAATATAAGCAGAATAAATTGTTAGAAACTGCATTTTATAAATTAAAAATGAGTGCAAGGTCCTATAGTAGGATAATAAAATTGAGTAGAACTATTGCAGATTTAGATGAATCTGAAGAAATAAAAACAGTTCATATAGCTGAAGCAATTCAGTATAGGAGTCTTGACAAAAAATTCTGGGAGGTATAA
- a CDS encoding ribonuclease HII: MDLKNMSAHEVGNFLQKLSIEEKLKYITILKDDNRKTIKKFADKIEREYSKFIGERERILKMCKIENELYNQNYNLIAGIDEAGRGPLAGPVVAAAVILPKDKLIFGINDSKKIPEKKRYKLYDIINEVAIDVGIGIVDNEIIDKINIFNATKLAMKKAVLSLKNKPDFLLIDALKLTDINIKQKEIVKGDSLSISIAAASIVAKVTRDRIVIEYEKKYPGYGFKNHKGYGTKEHYKAIKEFGITPFHRKTFLKSLGD; the protein is encoded by the coding sequence ATGGATTTAAAAAATATGTCAGCACATGAAGTTGGAAATTTTTTACAAAAATTAAGCATAGAAGAAAAATTAAAGTATATAACTATTTTAAAAGATGATAATAGAAAAACTATAAAAAAATTTGCAGATAAAATTGAAAGAGAGTATAGTAAGTTTATTGGAGAAAGAGAAAGAATTTTAAAAATGTGTAAGATTGAAAATGAGCTTTATAATCAAAATTATAATTTAATAGCAGGTATAGATGAAGCAGGTAGAGGGCCTTTAGCTGGTCCAGTTGTAGCAGCTGCTGTTATTTTGCCTAAAGATAAGTTGATATTTGGAATAAATGATTCAAAAAAAATTCCAGAAAAAAAGAGATATAAACTGTATGATATTATAAATGAAGTGGCGATAGATGTAGGTATAGGAATAGTAGACAATGAAATCATAGATAAAATAAATATTTTCAATGCTACCAAACTGGCAATGAAAAAAGCAGTATTATCACTAAAAAACAAACCGGATTTTTTATTAATAGATGCATTGAAATTGACCGATATAAATATTAAACAGAAAGAAATAGTTAAGGGAGATAGTTTAAGCATATCAATAGCTGCTGCATCTATTGTTGCAAAAGTTACGAGAGACAGGATAGTAATCGAATATGAAAAGAAGTATCCGGGATATGGATTTAAAAATCATAAAGGATATGGAACTAAAGAACATTATAAAGCAATAAAAGAATTTGGCATTACTCCATTTCACAGAAAGACATTTTTAAAATCTCTGGGTGATTAA
- the ylqF gene encoding ribosome biogenesis GTPase YlqF, producing MNINWYPGHMKKTKELIKNNLKLVDVVIELYDARIPISSKNPEIDKIISNKPKIVVLNKYDLSDPKILKKWLDYYSKLGINAIPFNALSGEGMNNLLNAIKNAAKDKIEILKKKGRKLRPIRVMIVGIPNVGKSSLINKLVGKKSAKTGNKPGVTRGKQWIRIRKDIELFDTPGILWPKFDDEKVGLNLAFTGSIRDEILDIDELCLELIKTLLEKYPNNLKERYNLDNLNKEALEIMEDIGRNRGCISAGGIIDYTRIANIVLDDFRKGKLGKITLETPEDINNSAE from the coding sequence ATGAATATTAATTGGTATCCCGGACATATGAAAAAAACTAAAGAACTGATAAAAAATAATTTAAAATTAGTTGATGTAGTTATTGAGCTGTATGATGCAAGAATTCCAATCAGCAGTAAAAATCCAGAAATCGATAAAATCATAAGTAATAAGCCTAAAATAGTTGTATTGAATAAATATGATTTATCTGACCCTAAAATATTAAAAAAATGGTTAGATTATTATTCAAAATTAGGAATTAATGCAATACCTTTTAATGCATTAAGTGGAGAAGGAATGAATAATTTATTAAATGCCATAAAAAATGCTGCTAAAGATAAAATAGAAATCTTAAAGAAAAAAGGTCGTAAGCTTAGACCTATAAGAGTAATGATAGTTGGAATTCCTAATGTTGGAAAATCATCTTTGATAAATAAATTAGTAGGTAAAAAATCTGCAAAGACGGGAAATAAACCCGGTGTTACAAGGGGAAAACAGTGGATAAGAATAAGAAAAGATATAGAACTCTTTGATACTCCCGGTATATTATGGCCTAAATTTGATGATGAAAAAGTAGGATTAAATTTGGCATTTACTGGTTCTATAAGAGATGAAATATTAGACATAGATGAATTGTGTTTGGAACTTATAAAAACTTTATTAGAAAAATATCCAAATAATTTAAAAGAAAGATATAATCTGGATAATTTAAATAAAGAAGCATTAGAGATTATGGAAGATATAGGTCGAAATAGAGGTTGTATAAGTGCAGGAGGTATAATTGATTATACTAGAATTGCCAATATAGTTTTGGACGATTTTAGAAAGGGTAAGCTAGGAAAAATTACATTAGAAACTCCTGAAGATATTAATAATAGTGCTGAATAA
- the dprA gene encoding DNA-processing protein DprA, translating into MNERECLIWLNSIKGIGYKTIKKLIDYFGDIQKLWSVSSSEIYNVPGIQKSLAKKIIDKRNSEFFCAYMEKVKKINANCICLNDSNYPSSLKEIYDPPYVLNVIGDYKEDDKFAIAIVGSRKATPYGKNIAYKFAKELVKYGITIVSGLAVGIDTAAHKGALDGGGRTIAVLGSGVDVCYPKSNINLMKKIVSSGAVLSEYPIGTLPRPGNFPRRNRIISGLVKGVLVVEAGLKSGSLITVNHALEQGRDVFAVPGNILTNTSKGTNKLIKEGAKIVTCVEDILEEYNIQNIFFENNIDIDLNLSCKEKEVYNLIRIKQPINIELISVVLRLNINELNSIITILELKGLIEELPGKIFIAV; encoded by the coding sequence ATGAATGAAAGAGAGTGTCTTATTTGGTTAAATTCTATTAAAGGTATAGGATATAAAACTATAAAAAAATTAATTGATTATTTCGGAGATATTCAAAAACTTTGGAGTGTTTCATCAAGTGAAATTTATAATGTGCCCGGTATTCAGAAATCTTTGGCAAAGAAAATAATCGATAAAAGAAATAGTGAATTTTTTTGTGCATATATGGAAAAAGTAAAAAAAATAAATGCAAATTGTATTTGTCTAAATGACAGTAATTATCCATCAAGTTTGAAAGAAATTTATGATCCGCCATATGTATTAAATGTAATTGGAGATTACAAAGAAGATGATAAATTTGCAATTGCAATAGTAGGTTCAAGAAAAGCAACACCATATGGAAAAAATATAGCATATAAATTTGCAAAAGAATTAGTAAAGTATGGGATAACTATTGTAAGTGGTTTAGCTGTTGGAATAGATACTGCTGCTCACAAAGGTGCATTAGACGGCGGAGGAAGGACTATTGCGGTTTTAGGTTCAGGTGTAGATGTTTGTTATCCTAAATCGAATATAAATTTAATGAAAAAAATAGTAAGCAGTGGGGCAGTTTTGTCTGAGTATCCAATTGGAACTTTGCCGAGGCCTGGCAATTTCCCACGCAGAAATAGAATAATTAGTGGTTTAGTTAAAGGTGTATTAGTAGTTGAAGCAGGACTTAAAAGTGGCTCTTTAATTACTGTTAATCATGCATTAGAACAAGGAAGAGATGTATTTGCAGTTCCGGGTAACATTTTGACAAATACTTCAAAGGGAACGAATAAGCTGATAAAAGAAGGTGCAAAAATTGTTACATGTGTTGAAGATATTTTAGAAGAATATAATATACAAAATATTTTTTTTGAGAATAATATAGATATAGATTTAAATTTAAGTTGTAAAGAAAAGGAAGTATATAATTTAATAAGAATTAAACAGCCTATAAATATTGAATTAATATCAGTTGTTTTACGGTTGAATATAAATGAATTAAATAGTATAATAACTATCTTGGAACTAAAAGGTTTAATTGAAGAATTACCGGGAAAAATTTTTATAGCTGTTTAG
- the rplS gene encoding 50S ribosomal protein L19, with the protein MEIIKALEQEQLRNDLPEFNVGDTVRVHLKVKEGKRERIQVFEGVVLKRQNGGIRETFTVRKISYGVGVEKTIPVHSPKIEKIEVVRRGKVRRAKLNYLRHRVGKAAKVKEKIMG; encoded by the coding sequence ATGGAAATAATCAAAGCTTTAGAACAAGAACAGTTAAGAAATGATTTACCTGAATTTAATGTAGGAGATACTGTAAGAGTTCATTTAAAAGTTAAAGAAGGTAAAAGAGAAAGAATTCAGGTTTTTGAAGGTGTTGTACTTAAAAGACAAAATGGTGGTATAAGAGAAACTTTTACAGTTAGAAAGATTTCATATGGAGTAGGTGTTGAAAAGACTATTCCAGTACATTCACCAAAAATAGAAAAAATAGAAGTTGTTAGAAGAGGTAAAGTAAGAAGAGCTAAGTTAAATTACTTAAGACATAGAGTTGGAAAAGCTGCTAAAGTTAAAGAAAAAATTATGGGTTAA
- a CDS encoding KH domain-containing protein, with protein sequence MGELVKIIAQALVDHPEEVQVNEIEGTQSVIVELKVAPEDMGKVIGKQGRIAKAIRTVVKAAATRENKRVVVEIIQ encoded by the coding sequence ATGGGAGAATTGGTAAAGATAATAGCACAAGCTTTAGTTGATCATCCCGAAGAAGTACAGGTAAATGAAATTGAAGGAACTCAATCAGTAATAGTAGAGTTAAAAGTTGCCCCAGAAGATATGGGCAAAGTTATTGGTAAGCAGGGCAGAATTGCAAAAGCAATTAGAACTGTAGTTAAAGCCGCTGCTACAAGAGAAAATAAAAGAGTTGTTGTTGAAATAATTCAATAG